One genomic window of Ilyobacter polytropus DSM 2926 includes the following:
- a CDS encoding MgtC/SapB family protein, whose amino-acid sequence MERYMIDEWEIVLRVCSALLAGGIIGWERERRGKAAGFVTNMLVCVGAATISVIQVLIIRDSLELIASDPNNALVFKSDLARMTAQIISGVGFLGAGAIIHEKGSIKGITTAAIIWVVAAIGIAFGMGFYFLGFVVTVIVFFMIFILKKAEVNYISKRNANYEPFLDD is encoded by the coding sequence ATGGAAAGATATATGATAGATGAGTGGGAGATTGTTTTGAGAGTCTGCAGTGCACTTTTAGCAGGAGGAATCATTGGATGGGAACGGGAAAGAAGAGGAAAAGCAGCTGGATTTGTGACTAATATGCTAGTGTGCGTCGGAGCTGCTACAATATCGGTAATACAGGTACTTATTATTAGGGATTCTTTAGAGCTTATCGCCTCAGACCCCAATAATGCCCTTGTATTTAAAAGTGACCTTGCTAGAATGACGGCTCAGATTATATCAGGAGTAGGATTTTTAGGTGCAGGAGCCATTATACACGAAAAAGGAAGTATAAAGGGTATAACCACAGCAGCTATAATATGGGTAGTCGCAGCTATCGGAATAGCATTTGGTATGGGGTTTTACTTTTTAGGATTCGTGGTCACTGTTATAGTTTTCTTTATGATATTTATCTTGAAAAAAGCCGAAGTAAATTATATAAGCAAAAGAAATGCAAACTATGAACCCTTTTTAGACGATTAA
- the pepV gene encoding dipeptidase PepV, producing the protein MNLQEKAISYKEDVIKSIQEAVRIKSVEEAPLPGKPFGKGPAEALKYFLQLGESMGFEVKNFDNYAGHIDFGSGEETIGILGHVDVVPEGEGWSHPPYAGEIGDGKIFGRGVLDDKGPMITCLYAMKAIKDSGLKTDKKIRMILGANEESGWGCMDHYFGKLNMPHPELSFTPDSTFPVTFAEKGIMQVVLKKNYEDSENIKIKGGNAFNSVSEKAFLEISEDSGKIILDYIDSFNKDKDYKLEVEKKSGNIIFTSNGKSAHASRPDKGYNAISALMKCISESGYKGGPLEEIAKFFSEKIKMETNGASMDVNFEDKDSGELTLNIGMISLEKNSLEISFDIRYPVTIEKDSVLDGLEKNASEFGMEMEVVGGKDPLYIPRDHFLVKTLMDVYKDVTGDLEAEPIAIGGGTYARAIKNCVAFGSLLHDQEDNMHQKDEYLEISKIDTWLKIYTEAIYKLAK; encoded by the coding sequence ATGAACTTACAGGAAAAAGCTATAAGTTACAAAGAAGATGTAATAAAATCAATACAAGAAGCTGTTAGAATAAAAAGTGTAGAGGAGGCTCCGCTTCCTGGTAAACCTTTCGGAAAGGGACCTGCAGAGGCACTTAAATATTTTCTTCAGTTGGGAGAAAGTATGGGCTTTGAAGTAAAAAACTTTGATAATTATGCAGGTCATATAGACTTTGGTTCTGGTGAAGAGACAATAGGTATATTAGGCCATGTAGATGTGGTTCCAGAAGGTGAAGGATGGAGCCATCCTCCCTATGCAGGAGAAATCGGAGATGGCAAAATATTCGGACGTGGAGTTCTTGATGACAAGGGTCCTATGATAACATGCCTTTATGCAATGAAAGCCATAAAAGATTCTGGACTTAAAACAGATAAAAAAATAAGAATGATTCTAGGTGCCAATGAAGAATCAGGTTGGGGATGCATGGATCATTATTTTGGAAAACTTAATATGCCTCATCCAGAACTTTCTTTTACACCTGACTCTACTTTCCCTGTTACCTTTGCTGAGAAGGGAATTATGCAGGTAGTTTTAAAGAAAAACTATGAAGATTCAGAGAACATCAAAATAAAAGGTGGAAATGCCTTTAATTCTGTTTCTGAAAAAGCATTTTTAGAGATTTCAGAGGACTCTGGAAAAATAATTTTAGATTATATTGATTCTTTCAATAAAGATAAAGATTATAAACTAGAAGTGGAAAAAAAATCAGGAAATATTATTTTTACATCAAATGGTAAATCTGCCCATGCTTCTCGACCTGATAAGGGATATAATGCTATCTCCGCACTGATGAAATGCATCTCTGAATCAGGATATAAAGGTGGACCTTTAGAAGAGATAGCAAAATTTTTCTCTGAAAAGATAAAGATGGAGACTAACGGCGCATCTATGGATGTAAACTTTGAAGATAAAGATTCTGGCGAACTTACCCTCAACATAGGTATGATCTCTCTAGAAAAAAACAGCCTGGAAATCTCATTTGATATAAGATATCCTGTGACTATAGAAAAAGATTCAGTGCTCGATGGGCTAGAAAAAAATGCTTCAGAATTTGGGATGGAAATGGAAGTAGTTGGAGGTAAGGACCCTCTATACATTCCTAGAGATCACTTCCTTGTAAAAACACTTATGGATGTCTATAAGGATGTGACTGGTGACTTAGAAGCCGAGCCTATCGCTATAGGGGGAGGTACCTACGCCAGAGCTATTAAAAACTGCGTAGCATTTGGTTCTCTCTTACACGATCAAGAGGACAATATGCATCAAAAAGATGAATATCTTGAGATAAGTAAAATAGATACTTGGCTCAAAATATACACTGAAGCCATATATAAACTTGCAAAATAA
- a CDS encoding GNAT family N-acetyltransferase — MEILHNESEKIFYIEQKGLRIAELTYVYGGEGKIAINHTYVEPDHRGEGLAKELAIECVKYARENSYKIIPVCSFAVTFFRRYEEYADVLF, encoded by the coding sequence ATGGAGATATTACACAATGAAAGTGAGAAAATATTTTATATTGAGCAAAAGGGACTAAGAATAGCTGAGCTTACTTATGTCTACGGCGGAGAGGGAAAAATAGCTATAAACCATACATATGTCGAGCCAGATCACAGAGGTGAAGGATTGGCAAAAGAACTTGCAATCGAGTGTGTAAAATACGCAAGAGAAAACAGCTACAAGATAATACCGGTTTGCAGCTTTGCAGTTACTTTTTTCAGAAGATATGAAGAATATGCAGATGTTCTATTCTAA
- a CDS encoding MerR family transcriptional regulator, whose translation MDSNNFLKISEFGRLGKTSRKMLIHYDKMGLLQPAYTDPDTKYRYYSIQQIKSLAMIKSLQAIGVTLGEIKEKYLNTNIKDYLKNLKREEKIIEKKFAEIQTAKKILADKLNCLEEIVDLKDEIEFKLKEMPLRYLIYSNIKSKKLEDLPPVVLNLEKKILKKDVLVVGDVAAVKKCSEGKEEEISIGIFSKVDKSDDGVQNYKFDKGEYLCFYRNGFFLEGENSGIIDEWCSKNGYVASGNTIIVPLLLPFLNIAGSIYQVQVKVKRI comes from the coding sequence ATGGATTCTAATAACTTTTTAAAAATAAGTGAATTTGGAAGGCTAGGTAAAACATCTAGAAAAATGCTTATACATTATGACAAAATGGGACTACTTCAACCTGCCTATACAGACCCTGATACAAAATACAGATATTACTCTATTCAACAGATCAAGTCACTGGCAATGATAAAGTCTTTACAGGCCATAGGAGTAACATTAGGAGAGATCAAGGAAAAATACCTAAACACAAATATAAAAGACTATTTAAAAAATCTCAAAAGAGAGGAAAAAATAATTGAAAAAAAATTTGCAGAAATACAAACTGCAAAAAAAATATTGGCAGATAAACTAAACTGCTTAGAAGAGATAGTAGACCTCAAAGACGAAATAGAATTCAAACTCAAAGAGATGCCTCTTAGATATCTCATCTATTCCAATATAAAAAGTAAAAAATTGGAAGATCTGCCCCCTGTTGTTTTAAATCTTGAAAAAAAAATTCTTAAAAAAGATGTTTTGGTGGTAGGAGATGTGGCTGCAGTAAAGAAATGTTCAGAGGGAAAAGAAGAGGAAATTTCCATTGGTATATTTAGTAAAGTCGATAAGTCTGATGATGGAGTCCAAAATTACAAGTTTGATAAGGGAGAGTACCTTTGCTTTTACAGAAATGGATTTTTTTTGGAAGGGGAAAATTCAGGTATTATAGATGAATGGTGTAGTAAAAACGGTTATGTAGCTTCTGGTAATACCATCATCGTACCTCTGCTTTTACCATTTTTAAATATAGCAGGAAGTATATACCAAGTTCAGGTTAAAGTAAAGAGGATCTAA
- a CDS encoding DMT family transporter: MFFLVAFLTGVVINIQLVCNSSLSKKIGLINATFINFFVAFVVLFIYRAYKFDFYNFSNISDIPFVFFSGGLLVIIITLLANFLIPKLPLIYSTIFTFLGQIIASLILDSIYGYNFPISKLVGISFIFTGILYIIAYDYVEKRFSKEEIIR, translated from the coding sequence ATGTTCTTTTTAGTCGCTTTTTTAACTGGAGTTGTTATTAACATTCAACTAGTATGTAACTCTTCACTGTCAAAAAAAATAGGTCTAATAAATGCAACTTTTATAAATTTTTTCGTAGCCTTTGTGGTTCTTTTTATATACAGGGCGTATAAATTTGATTTTTATAATTTTTCAAATATTTCTGATATACCTTTTGTATTTTTTTCAGGTGGTCTTTTAGTTATCATTATAACACTTTTGGCAAATTTTTTGATACCAAAATTGCCTCTTATTTACAGCACTATTTTTACTTTTTTAGGACAGATCATAGCCAGTCTTATTTTGGATTCTATATATGGATATAATTTTCCAATATCTAAATTGGTAGGTATATCATTTATCTTTACAGGAATACTGTATATAATAGCTTATGACTATGTTGAAAAAAGATTTTCAAAAGAAGAAATAATCAGGTAA
- a CDS encoding DMT family transporter codes for MNYHIGNIITGGLISLLIFSNGILSKFVGDSEAVFIVHTLAFLSILVVKIFTKSKIEKFPAELYLYTGGILSIFIILLESVTMKKIGVSLTVLFLIIGQLTSSLTIDHFGLFGRSSHKFPLKKTMGLMLIFIGIIIINV; via the coding sequence GTGAATTATCATATTGGAAACATAATTACCGGGGGACTGATAAGCCTTTTAATATTTTCAAATGGAATTTTATCAAAGTTTGTCGGAGATTCAGAAGCTGTTTTTATTGTACACACTCTTGCTTTTTTATCTATATTAGTTGTGAAGATTTTTACTAAAAGTAAAATTGAAAAATTCCCAGCTGAATTATATTTATATACTGGTGGAATTCTCAGTATTTTTATTATATTACTTGAAAGCGTCACAATGAAAAAAATTGGTGTTTCTCTCACAGTACTATTTTTAATAATCGGCCAGCTAACTTCTTCCCTAACCATTGATCATTTTGGTTTATTCGGAAGATCATCACATAAGTTTCCTCTAAAGAAAACCATGGGACTTATGCTCATTTTTATAGGAATAATCATTATAAACGTATAA
- a CDS encoding Crp/Fnr family transcriptional regulator, which produces MENSREIEKFIKKYKLDKYLEGYNYRDIEIKVLEKGSYLMMSGMDKRKLYLFVDGLLKVTLLSSDGDEMLLELTKPFDILGDVEFLLEEDVHYNIQIKERSTFLELDFDKAVKNLKFYQLMAKTLAKKLRNTSKKYSAKKLCNSEVLVAKFILENREYFLSTIKYGDISKLLGLSERQLRRILKKFEDEKLIKRNGRKIEILNKNGIKRLT; this is translated from the coding sequence ATGGAAAACAGCAGAGAAATAGAAAAATTTATAAAAAAATATAAGCTGGATAAATACTTAGAAGGCTATAACTACAGAGATATTGAGATTAAAGTACTTGAAAAGGGTTCATATCTAATGATGTCAGGTATGGATAAGAGAAAGCTTTATCTTTTTGTAGATGGACTTTTAAAAGTAACTTTGTTATCTAGTGACGGTGATGAGATGCTTCTTGAACTAACTAAACCCTTTGATATTTTAGGGGATGTAGAGTTTCTTTTAGAGGAAGATGTCCATTATAACATCCAGATAAAAGAAAGAAGTACCTTTCTTGAGCTTGATTTTGACAAGGCGGTAAAAAACCTGAAGTTTTATCAACTAATGGCAAAAACTCTGGCTAAAAAACTTCGAAATACTTCTAAAAAATATTCTGCAAAAAAACTTTGCAACAGTGAGGTACTTGTGGCAAAGTTTATCCTTGAAAATAGAGAATATTTTTTAAGTACAATAAAGTACGGGGATATTTCAAAATTACTAGGACTTTCTGAACGGCAACTGAGAAGAATTCTGAAAAAATTTGAAGATGAAAAGCTCATAAAGAGAAATGGGAGAAAAATAGAGATCCTAAACAAAAATGGAATAAAAAGATTAACATAA
- the rsmB gene encoding 16S rRNA (cytosine(967)-C(5))-methyltransferase RsmB gives MNVKKRIIKLLGEFEDGKYSNILLNEYFRENNLSRGEKAFITEVFYGVIRNIIFLDYQIDKRATKKVHRRWLRNLLRISYYQAYFMRSDDAGVAWEATELAKQKLGVYVGRFANGIVRSFMREMDQEAENLKSQGKMDILYSCPKWFYEKIEKEYGEETEKLLKSYKKIPYLSVRVNKLKYNEDEFEALLEKMGINIMKQIDSVYYLDSGALIDSKEFKEGKITVQDGSSYLAAKMLGARPGDIVLDTCSAPGSKAVVLAELMENKGEITALDIHQHKIKLLDANAKNLGAKIITGVKLDARKVKEQGKKFDKILVDAPCSGYGVLRKKPEALYNKDMTNVEELAKLQYEILESASKSLKEDGELVYSTCTIFNEENTDNVQRFLQNNPEFEVVELEFPDGVEGHKDILGGLVIDYKEEFLDSFYIIKFRKRIG, from the coding sequence TTGAATGTAAAAAAGAGAATCATAAAACTTTTGGGAGAATTTGAAGATGGAAAATATTCTAATATCCTTTTAAATGAATATTTCAGAGAAAACAATCTAAGCCGTGGGGAAAAGGCATTCATCACAGAGGTTTTTTACGGAGTTATAAGAAATATAATATTTTTAGACTATCAGATAGATAAGAGAGCTACTAAAAAAGTTCACAGAAGATGGCTGAGAAATCTTCTGAGAATCTCCTACTACCAGGCTTATTTTATGAGAAGTGACGATGCAGGAGTGGCATGGGAAGCCACAGAGCTTGCAAAACAAAAATTGGGAGTATATGTGGGAAGATTTGCCAATGGTATCGTCAGATCTTTTATGAGAGAGATGGACCAAGAGGCTGAAAACTTAAAATCCCAAGGAAAGATGGACATTTTATATTCATGTCCAAAATGGTTTTATGAGAAAATAGAAAAAGAGTATGGAGAAGAAACAGAAAAACTTCTGAAATCCTATAAAAAGATACCATATCTAAGTGTAAGGGTCAATAAACTGAAATATAACGAGGATGAATTTGAAGCTCTTCTTGAAAAAATGGGAATCAATATAATGAAACAGATAGATTCTGTGTATTACTTAGATTCTGGGGCACTTATTGATTCTAAAGAGTTCAAAGAGGGTAAAATAACAGTCCAGGATGGATCCTCATATCTGGCTGCTAAAATGCTAGGTGCCAGACCAGGAGACATAGTTCTTGATACATGCAGTGCACCTGGATCAAAGGCTGTAGTTCTGGCTGAACTAATGGAAAACAAGGGAGAGATAACAGCTCTTGACATACATCAGCATAAGATAAAACTTCTAGATGCCAACGCCAAAAATCTAGGGGCCAAAATAATAACAGGTGTAAAACTTGATGCAAGAAAAGTAAAAGAACAGGGAAAAAAGTTTGACAAGATACTGGTAGACGCACCATGCAGCGGTTATGGGGTACTACGTAAAAAACCAGAGGCCCTTTATAATAAAGATATGACAAATGTAGAGGAGCTTGCCAAACTCCAGTATGAGATACTTGAGTCGGCATCTAAATCTCTTAAAGAGGATGGAGAGCTGGTATACAGTACCTGTACTATTTTCAATGAGGAAAATACAGACAATGTCCAGCGTTTCCTGCAAAACAACCCTGAGTTTGAGGTTGTAGAGCTTGAGTTTCCTGATGGAGTAGAAGGTCATAAGGATATTTTAGGGGGACTTGTAATAGATTACAAAGAGGAGTTTCTAGACAGTTTTTACATCATAAAGTTTAGAAAGAGGATAGGATAA
- a CDS encoding O-methyltransferase has product MLEELREANSYITSKIKETDSVILEMEKFAQEQNVPIVTKEVAEYLKFMVKMNKSKNILEIGTAIGYSGTIMAKAVEEYGGHLTTIEIDEERFNQAKENFAKAKVDNVTLILGDGLEEIKKLQGEFDFIFIDAAKGKYKEFFEDSYKLLSKDGIIFIDNIMFRGYLYKEYPKRFKTIVRKLNEFIDYLYENYPGFTLLPFGDGIGLLQGKK; this is encoded by the coding sequence ATGTTAGAGGAATTAAGAGAAGCAAACAGTTATATAACTTCGAAAATAAAAGAAACAGATTCGGTTATTCTTGAAATGGAAAAATTTGCACAAGAGCAAAATGTTCCCATTGTCACCAAAGAGGTGGCAGAATACCTGAAGTTTATGGTGAAAATGAATAAAAGTAAAAATATCCTAGAGATAGGGACAGCCATAGGTTATTCTGGGACTATAATGGCAAAAGCAGTAGAAGAGTATGGTGGGCATCTTACCACCATAGAGATTGATGAGGAGAGGTTTAACCAAGCCAAGGAAAATTTTGCCAAGGCCAAAGTAGATAATGTGACCCTCATTCTAGGAGACGGACTAGAAGAGATAAAAAAACTTCAAGGTGAATTTGATTTTATATTCATCGATGCAGCCAAGGGGAAGTATAAGGAGTTTTTTGAGGATTCATACAAACTTTTGTCTAAGGACGGGATTATTTTTATAGATAATATTATGTTTAGGGGCTATCTCTACAAAGAATACCCCAAAAGATTCAAAACTATAGTGAGAAAATTAAACGAGTTTATAGATTATCTTTATGAAAACTATCCAGGATTTACCCTACTTCCTTTTGGAGACGGAATAGGTCTATTACAAGGGAAAAAATAA
- a CDS encoding membrane lipoprotein lipid attachment site-containing protein: MKKIILAFFTVLVMSGCSSISAEGRYGSISLKNQSYFNTKKSTGNAYGHNNPNNPHYKKY, translated from the coding sequence ATGAAAAAAATTATTTTAGCTTTTTTTACTGTTTTGGTGATGAGCGGATGTAGTTCTATAAGTGCTGAAGGAAGATACGGCAGTATTTCACTAAAAAATCAATCTTATTTTAATACTAAAAAATCAACTGGAAATGCTTATGGACATAATAATCCGAATAATCCTCACTATAAAAAATATTAA
- a CDS encoding ABC-F family ATP-binding cassette domain-containing protein: MSILNVSNVSHGFGSRVILEDASFRLLKGEHVGLVGANGEGKSTFLNIITGKLMPDEGDVSWCNHITTGYLDQYSTLEKGKSIRDILKSAFSAMFELEKETMELYEKMADCTPEEMDAILEEVGEIQSILESSDFYNLDSKIEEYAAGLGLMEIGLDRDVSELSGGQRAKILLAKVLLENPMILILDEPTNFLDENHIVWLKNFLKNYENAFILVSHDIPFLNEVTNVIYHIEKAVLTRYTGDYYQFRDMYELKKRQIEMAYKKQQKEIANLEDFIARNKARVATTNMAKDRQKKLDRMEIIEIAREKPKPIFGFKTARTPSREIIEVKDLVIGYDEPLTRALNFSIERNQKIAIRGVNGLGKSTLLNTILGKIQPICGEVEHGQFLEIGYFKQEEKSSNTPALNEFWDEFPSFTNAEARAALARCGLTNDHITSQMRVLSGGENAKVRLAKIMNREINFLVLDEPTNHLDIDAKEELKRAIKEFQGTVVMVSHEPDFYMDIATEIWDVENWTTKVV; encoded by the coding sequence ATGAGTATTTTAAACGTTAGTAATGTAAGCCACGGCTTTGGGTCTAGAGTAATTTTGGAAGATGCATCTTTCCGTCTGCTAAAAGGTGAACATGTGGGACTGGTAGGTGCCAATGGAGAGGGAAAGTCGACTTTCCTAAATATCATAACAGGTAAGCTCATGCCTGACGAAGGGGATGTGAGCTGGTGCAACCATATAACAACTGGGTATCTAGACCAGTACAGCACTCTCGAAAAGGGGAAAAGTATAAGGGATATTTTAAAATCAGCTTTTTCCGCTATGTTTGAACTGGAAAAAGAGACAATGGAACTCTACGAAAAGATGGCAGATTGTACACCTGAAGAGATGGATGCTATCCTTGAAGAAGTAGGAGAGATACAGAGTATTTTAGAGAGTTCAGATTTTTATAACTTGGATTCTAAAATAGAAGAATATGCTGCAGGTCTTGGACTAATGGAGATTGGGTTGGATAGAGACGTGTCTGAACTGTCTGGTGGTCAGAGAGCAAAGATTTTACTTGCAAAGGTACTTCTTGAAAATCCTATGATTCTTATACTAGATGAGCCTACTAACTTTTTGGATGAAAACCACATTGTCTGGCTGAAAAATTTCCTAAAAAATTATGAAAATGCCTTTATTCTGGTATCTCACGACATTCCTTTTCTAAATGAGGTTACCAATGTTATATACCACATTGAAAAAGCTGTCCTCACAAGATATACAGGAGACTACTATCAGTTTAGGGATATGTATGAACTAAAGAAGCGTCAGATAGAGATGGCCTATAAAAAGCAGCAGAAAGAGATAGCCAATTTAGAGGATTTTATTGCCAGAAATAAGGCCCGTGTTGCCACGACAAATATGGCAAAGGACAGACAGAAAAAACTAGACCGTATGGAGATTATAGAGATAGCCAGGGAGAAACCAAAACCGATCTTTGGATTTAAAACTGCTCGTACTCCCTCTAGAGAGATTATAGAGGTAAAGGATCTGGTTATAGGTTATGATGAGCCGCTGACAAGGGCTCTTAATTTCTCTATAGAGCGTAACCAGAAGATCGCCATAAGAGGTGTCAATGGACTGGGGAAATCCACCTTACTGAATACTATTTTGGGAAAAATACAGCCTATCTGCGGAGAGGTAGAGCATGGACAGTTTCTGGAAATAGGTTATTTTAAGCAAGAGGAGAAAAGCAGCAACACTCCGGCCTTAAATGAATTTTGGGATGAATTTCCAAGCTTTACAAATGCTGAAGCCAGGGCTGCCTTGGCTAGATGTGGACTTACAAATGATCATATTACCAGTCAGATGAGAGTCTTATCTGGTGGAGAAAATGCAAAAGTAAGATTGGCCAAGATAATGAACAGAGAAATTAACTTTTTAGTTTTAGATGAGCCTACAAATCACTTGGACATAGATGCCAAGGAGGAATTGAAGCGGGCTATTAAAGAATTCCAGGGGACGGTAGTTATGGTTAGCCATGAGCCTGATTTCTACATGGATATAGCCACGGAAATCTGGGATGTAGAAAATTGGACCACAAAGGTGGTATAG
- a CDS encoding lecithin retinol acyltransferase family protein: MKIKAGDIIKVSRKNKKNYQYGLYIGQEEVIYYLETLEIKGRVTKTSLEDFRKKNGIIEVVDFPATREGRSTVVKSEEFMKKKNLISEGTWPEWFISQFDEYVLSTIWDTIQRAKSRLDKMEEPVFNNGEHFVWWCKVELKRKEKKEGKLDEFFNPSTPLARFPLSKKPLPVK, translated from the coding sequence ATGAAAATCAAAGCAGGAGATATAATAAAAGTCTCCAGAAAAAACAAGAAAAACTACCAGTATGGTTTATACATAGGACAGGAAGAGGTCATCTATTACTTAGAAACCCTTGAAATAAAGGGAAGGGTAACTAAAACTAGCCTAGAAGATTTCAGAAAGAAAAACGGGATCATTGAAGTTGTAGATTTTCCAGCGACTAGAGAAGGAAGAAGCACAGTAGTAAAATCAGAGGAATTCATGAAAAAGAAAAATCTGATATCTGAGGGAACATGGCCTGAGTGGTTTATTTCACAGTTTGATGAGTATGTATTGAGCACAATATGGGATACAATACAGAGAGCCAAAAGCAGATTAGACAAAATGGAAGAACCGGTATTTAACAATGGAGAACATTTTGTATGGTGGTGTAAGGTGGAGTTAAAGAGGAAAGAAAAAAAAGAGGGTAAATTAGACGAGTTTTTTAATCCTTCAACGCCACTGGCAAGATTTCCTCTGTCTAAAAAACCATTACCAGTTAAATAG
- a CDS encoding DUF2188 domain-containing protein, with translation MGKNQHVVPHNGKWAVRGEGNERVTKITLTQKEAIEIAEEIARHQKSNTKIHGKDGKIRAGNCYSHTEPHKN, from the coding sequence ATGGGTAAAAATCAACATGTTGTCCCACACAATGGTAAGTGGGCTGTAAGAGGCGAAGGCAACGAGAGAGTAACTAAAATTACCTTAACTCAAAAAGAAGCCATAGAGATCGCCGAAGAAATAGCAAGACATCAAAAATCAAATACTAAAATACATGGTAAAGATGGTAAAATAAGAGCAGGAAATTGCTATAGCCATACCGAACCACATAAAAATTAA
- a CDS encoding DMT family transporter codes for MELTGGSWVWSSSLRFFFMVPFLYIIVFIRGDLKPLIEHMKSNIVTWIKWSTIGFGIFYAPLCFAARSGPSWLIASTWQTTIIAGALLSPLFYIEKTDGDSIKKIRGKIPVKSLSISLFILIGVFIMQTDQMSVISKKEIVRGVFPVIIAAFAYPFGNRKMMEVCKGEINTYQRVLGMTVASLPFWIILSAFGFSSIGAPSKPQIIQSLIVAISSGVIATILFFKATDLTKGDSQKMAVVEATQSGELIFSLMGELFIIGGVFPTPVSLTGIIFVAGGMVFHSLSTKNQK; via the coding sequence ATGGAGCTAACTGGAGGGAGCTGGGTTTGGAGTTCATCTCTGAGGTTTTTTTTCATGGTGCCATTTTTATATATTATTGTTTTCATAAGGGGAGATCTCAAGCCTCTTATAGAGCATATGAAGTCAAATATAGTCACGTGGATAAAATGGAGCACAATTGGATTTGGAATATTTTACGCTCCCCTCTGCTTTGCTGCCAGATCGGGGCCATCATGGCTTATAGCCAGCACGTGGCAGACTACTATTATTGCCGGGGCTTTGCTCTCCCCACTGTTTTATATAGAGAAAACAGATGGTGACAGTATCAAAAAAATCAGAGGAAAAATTCCTGTGAAAAGTCTCAGTATATCTCTTTTTATATTAATCGGTGTATTTATTATGCAGACTGATCAGATGTCTGTTATAAGCAAAAAAGAGATAGTAAGAGGTGTTTTTCCAGTGATAATAGCGGCTTTTGCCTATCCTTTTGGCAACAGGAAGATGATGGAAGTCTGCAAGGGAGAGATAAATACCTACCAGAGAGTTTTGGGAATGACAGTAGCTAGCCTTCCTTTTTGGATTATCCTTTCAGCCTTTGGATTTTCCAGTATAGGGGCACCTAGCAAACCACAGATAATCCAATCTCTCATTGTGGCCATTAGCTCAGGGGTCATAGCAACAATACTATTTTTTAAGGCTACAGACCTTACAAAAGGCGACAGCCAAAAGATGGCAGTTGTTGAGGCCACACAATCTGGAGAGCTTATTTTTTCTCTTATGGGTGAACTTTTTATTATAGGAGGTGTATTTCCAACTCCAGTATCCCTTACAGGAATAATATTTGTCGCCGGTGGAATGGTTTTCCACAGTCTTTCAACTAAAAACCAGAAATAA
- a CDS encoding helix-turn-helix domain-containing protein: MKELSEVIGKNLKEIRKKQNLSLDETSRLTGVSKPMLGQIERGQSNPTVSTLWKIATGLKVPFSEFMKKSTADYEIVSLKNIDPVLECGEDMKIYTMFPFNNEENFEILYIKLESGAVHKSQKHRDEVKEYVFVIDGVLHMKIGSENLTIKKGEALKFKANIDHEYSNLNKEECFFQNIIVYQNTHQNQV, translated from the coding sequence ATGAAAGAATTAAGTGAAGTTATAGGAAAAAATCTAAAAGAGATAAGAAAAAAACAGAATCTCAGCCTAGACGAAACCTCTAGACTCACAGGAGTAAGTAAGCCTATGCTAGGACAGATAGAAAGAGGCCAATCAAATCCCACTGTGTCCACTCTCTGGAAAATAGCTACGGGATTAAAAGTTCCATTTTCAGAGTTTATGAAAAAGTCGACAGCGGACTATGAAATTGTTTCCTTAAAAAATATAGATCCCGTTTTGGAATGCGGAGAAGATATGAAAATTTACACCATGTTTCCCTTTAATAATGAGGAAAATTTTGAGATTTTATATATTAAACTAGAATCGGGGGCTGTACACAAATCTCAAAAACACAGGGATGAAGTAAAGGAATATGTCTTTGTAATTGACGGGGTTCTCCATATGAAAATAGGGTCAGAGAATCTGACTATAAAAAAAGGAGAGGCTCTAAAATTCAAGGCAAATATAGATCATGAATACTCTAATCTGAATAAGGAAGAGTGTTTTTTTCAAAATATAATAGTATATCAGAACACACACCAAAATCAGGTCTGA